tacttgtcgatatctgtaacaatcatatttgctctagtcaatatcttctctattgcataacgacaatgtctaaaCACGGCGAAGGTttgtttcacgcccttaaccccagcTCTAATCCTAAcgccaacccgacatatatatatatatatatatattaagataaactagcatttaaaattgaaacactTTATACAAGTCACATTGTaaaacacatacatacatatatatgtcggattagCGTTAAGATTAGGTTCGGGGTGAATCTTCtttgtgattagacattgccgttatgcaatagagaagttattgactagagcaaatatgattgttacagatatcgacaagtaaccgtggtaattagctactcgagacgctaatgacaatgaccCTAGGTtggataacgaatccgcggtcaacgggataacagatgtatgttctcacaaactctaagtccgactcttggttaacaaacgtgaaaaattcgtaaagacgttattctttctcgccGATGAGATCGCACAAGAGAATGcctttccgtcgcgatgatgccacagaggaaaactatgacggggtgtgtctaagggcacgagatcatcggattcgtggagcgatgccttcgtccagaaggtgagggaaattgacgtggttgttaattggtcaatttccatattggtggttagaaaaggatgctagccaccCTTGAGGGAGAGTTGTTAGCGAAagcgtcgtacgtgagaaaagaagatttctcataTCTCTCCGCCGTAGGTGACAAATTTAGTAGCTGCGAAGACTAAGACTGTTTGTCAGTTTGACGAACctcagctaaataaattctaagatttatagcgggtccttaggctagctgaatatgtactaTGGAGATGTatcgacatctggcaatcatcttGTTCAAAGGAtgcggtctttgtgtagcaagccacgggacagaatccGTTGGAGTGTTCACTGCCGCGTGCCGCTGttgtattttttcaaggagagctatacggttactctatgcctttgtttaggtaaacgtttatcccttgaccgcggctacgttggcgactgattgtcgcctcgggcccaagctcattgttacaaatctaGAATAAgcacaatcggattgaatgacaattatttaattatggctatggtaaaatccggattacaatattacgggattctcCCCAAGTTCCGAAGAggggctccggtgttctttcatctccaacatatatatatatatatatatatatattgttatcaaATCAAACaactaataatcaaataaatacaatgaaataaatatacgaaactaCCTTGcgaatattacattacagaatattcaacTAAACTTACTGAAGATTTaaccaacaaaataatatatatatatatatatatatatatatatatatatatatatatatatatataaatcagcTTTGAACATAATCAACACAAATGTCACacgattcttcgttcttgCCCACGACACTTCACACGTTGACTACGCCTTCTGGGACCACTCACACATTTTGGAACCCGTCTTCCTCTTGAGCTGAAACAACAcatatagtaaataaaagatgaatgacgcaagacaaattaaaaataataaaacaaaacaaagtaCACACTGGGACAGTCTGCATAAGGACCCTTTGACAAAGATACCTCCATATTCAtcatttaaaatcataatcaCCAAAACCTACAccataaaacaataaatcaaaCCAAACACCGGAGGCAACAATCacatggaaatattaatcaaatgagcaaaatatatcttatatacaatggaatataaaattataaaactacaCCATGAAATAACCTAAGCACGACATTAttgtcaataaatataaacacacGGAACGTCAAGACACATTTCACGGAGTCTGTCCATATATTGAGAGCATACAGCAGAGAAAATTGCACCTGACCAGAAGAGGGTGACACAGGAGAACATCCAGGACTCCTGCAGAAATCTCCTCAAGGAAGCGAGCCTTCGCACAGTCATCTGTATCGTCTTCACGAGCCATCCACACATTTTTGGAATCTCTCCTCCTCTTGCGCTAAAACAATACATACAAGACCAGGCAGACAAACGGACGAAAGACCATAGGAAAGAGgacaaagttaaaataaataaaataatacatacttgtACAGGTTGGACAAATGCAGGTACTTCCATGTCCATAACCAACATAACCTGCACCCAcagaggaaaatataaaaaccccaacaaactaaaatatcgaggaaacttaaataaaataaaataaataaaaaccaacactaagaataatttattcgatctaCAATATCGAACTAAACTGTCAAACCACGCATTACCACACACAAACACGCATTAAAACTTAATGGCGTATTcacaaaagaaaatgtaaactaTTACATAAAAACGATCAAATGGACGAAATACCATTAGAAATAGGATAaggttaaaataaatgaaatgataCATACTCATACAACACAACCTGTACCcacagagaaaatataaaaactacaACAAACTAAAATACCGAAcaaacttaaataaaataaaaaagaaaaaatttttccgaaatagtccttagactatttctggtggcagcaactaccgtattaatcggaagtttaaatttatatttcaactactaTCGTTTACTTTCCTTGTCGACTAAATTAACgacaatcaaaatttaaaatatataagtaaatacGTAAGAGTATGGAAAATTTTTTGGTGGCAGCGGTGGGATCCGCTCCACGGAGGATTAAAGTTGGTATAATCGGTGGGATACGCTTCACGGAGGATTAAAGTTGGTATAATGGTTGGGATACTCTCCACGGAGGATTAAAGTTGGTATAATCGGTGGGAAATACTTCACAGAGAATTAAGTTTTCATTGGTAttgacagaaaaatatattatatatatataaatttaagaaaacatGGCCGTCGCACGAGACTCACTTTTAGCATTGTCAGAAATACTTAAAGCATGCGACGCAAATTTTCGTGCAATGAATACAAAACTTCATGAATTACAAGACGATATGCGNNNNNNNNNNNNNNNNNNNNNNNNNNNNNNNNNNNNNNNNNNNNNNNNNNNNNNNNNNNNNNNNNNNNNNNNNNNNNNNNNNNNNNNNNNNNNNNNNNNNNNNNNNNNNNNNNNNNNNNNNNNNNNNNNNNNNNNNNNNNNNNNNNNNNNNNNNNNNNNNNNNNNNNNNNNNNNNNNNNNNNNNNNNNNNNNNNNNNNNNNNNNNNNNNNNNNNNNNNNNNNNNNNNNNNNNNNNNNNNNNNNNNNNNNNNNNNNNNNNNNNNNNNNNNNNNNNNNNNNNNNNNNNNNNNNNNNNNNNNNNNNNNNNNNNNNNNNNNNNNNNNNNNNNNNNNNNNNNNNNNNNNNNNNNNNNNNNNNNNNNNNNNNNNNNNNNNNNNNNNNNNNNNNNNNNNNNNNNNNNNNNNNNNNNNNNNNNNNNNNNNNNNNNNNNNNNNNNNNNNNNNNNNNNNNNNNNNNNNNNNNNNNNNNNNNNNNNNNNNNNNNNNNNNNNNNNNNNNNNNAAATTTTCGTGCAATGAATACAAAACTTCATGAATTACAAGACGATATGcgtttaataaagataaagcAAGAACCCGTGACACCTATACCACCCACGATAATACAGGAAGAGACAATACCGACACAATGTAACTTccaatcaattaaattaaaagacgCGATTGAATCAGTACCCGTATTTGACGGACATCGACcgtcaatatttcaatttttaagagCATGCGAGCGTGCACGAAATATGATTCCTAAATATCAAGAGCCTCagttagtaaaattattaatgaataagCTTCGCGGACACGTGTTTCTCGCCGTAGAAGACACTAAGGtagtaaatttaaacgattttgggaataaattaaaagatatgttCGGCCCAGAAAAAACGGTTAACGAATATAAAGGCGAATTAGCAACGATATACCAACGACCAGAAGAAAACAGATTATATAGATCGCGTCAGAAACCTTAGGTTGACAATAATGGACGGTGAAAGATACGAGTACGGCACCATATTTCAAGATAGAATAGATCGGGACACGAGGGAGGCTTTCGTTAAGGGGCTCCCAAACGAGGTGTATTTACGAGTAAGAATAGCAGGATACGAATCCTTGGACGATGCGTATCGCCAAGCAGTGAAAGCAACACGAGAATTAAAACGAGCAAACGATAGAATGCGATACCAACGTTCGACACCTCCGAATAATTATAACCGAAACAACGCTCGTCCCCTATACAATAGGAATAACATCGGAAACAACCGCCAGCATAGGAGATTTGTACCGCCGTCGCGGAATCGTCTAAACGATCCGGATATAGAGGAAGATGTCTGGAAAAGAGCAAGAGCAATAACCTGGGATGAAAAATGCGTAAGTAAATACCCTGATAGAAATTTAAGTCAAAAGAGGGATGCTGATCGTTTGAAACAATCAACTTTTCAATACAAACACTATCCCGTTGCTGTGATAAAAGATAATGTcactttaaataataagaggACACACGGCACCACAGACAGGATCACGAGTGAAAAATCTTCCGAGTTCCCAATTAAGATAAACAATACTAATACCAAAGAACTTTCAGAAGAGGCAGAAATTAGGAAATTGAACGACGAGACGATAGGCAACGCTTATCCACCGCCTAATATCACGGAGATATTAGAGTCATTAAATTGTGATAAAGATCAGACTACGGAGAATAAAAGTATAGCTATTCCTATACCGAAAACAGAATCTGTAAGCAGAaaagtttgtaataaaaattcaaagaataattctaaatctattgaaaatattcctaaACGTcctatacaaataaataataatttaaatataataagcaCTTCCagtgaaaatattcattctgAAAAGGTAGAGGAAAATCAACAGGTTgtgaataaagaagaaaaaagggtaACCGAGGAAAAGaattctatacattttcagGCTGAAACAACACAAGTTATTCGGGCTCAAAGAATtcaaaaaggagaaaataggGAATCATTAGTCGAAGATTTACATAAAAACTTGAATAAATACGCCAGCCATTGGATTACAattggattaaaaatattttattggttATTACatctaatatttaacataGATAGCATAAATGCTGATCTTGTAACTCCTCTTGGAAAATATAGATGGtattatactatactatattcaaaatatttatgggtTAATATAGCTatgacattttcaaaatttagtattttgaATACTATTAGCAAGCGATTGAATAATTGGCTCGGTGATAGTAAACTTGCGTCTTGGcgcaaaataaaaactaaaatgaagaaaaggaagaaaatagtaaTCGGATACATGGTAGTCTTGAAGCCAATATCGCAAAGTATAGCAGCTCGCAAGGGAAACGAATATGTACCAACGATTCAAGATTTACACGAAGGAACGTAATTCTCGCCGCACGAATTAAACCTTGGGCACGTGACCAGAGAACCCACTGGTGAAGTAATAATCGAAGAGAAAATGGAATCAACATATACAGAATATCTCGGAGATATGTTTGATAAAATCAACACCGTGCCGCAAACGGCAAGAGAAAACTCGATAACGTCCAAGTTAAAGCCAGAAGAGTACTACGACAGACGAATCAACtcgcaaaatttcaaagtaggATATCTAGTATATCCAATAAAGGAACCTAGTAAAGGAAAATTTCCTTGTCAATATACAAGACCGCATAAAGTGttagaaattttgcaaaatcaaAACATCAAGATTAAAGCGAACGAGATTCCGTGAACAATGCACTTGAACAAGTAAAACTAGCACATAActgaaataacaataaactaAACAATTTCAAGGCAATACAGTGCAGTAGTACGTAGTATAGTGCTGCTTGTCGAATAGTACAGATAGTGGAAacctaaaaagaaaaagaaaaattactgTGTACATCTTAACcactatttaaatatataaaacgtgttaatttaataaaacaattaaaagcattaaaagtgaaaagtacCTTGTGAATAATTAATCATCATAGAAGGAAGCGTATGCACAAAGACAGATTATGGATCCATTCCGTACAACATAATATACGACTGTCAGCTGAAATGAATGGATAAATTAACCTTAGTTGCCTTGATATATATGAAGGATTTACaacaatattacaattaaactaAAAGAAGCAAGAATACCGGTTAATAATGGATGCCctacaattacaatttcaagTTAACAAGACTTACGGTTGCccaatggaaaattttgagACCACTCTACTCACAGGTACAAGAATACCGAAGGTAATAACTACTGAGGTAAACCATCAAAACCTAAAAAAGGGGGAGAACGttgtaaagaaattgataaatagtAAAGAAGTTCATTACTCACATCAAAGGGTACACGCAGAAGCCAACACAATTATAAGAAGATTACTACcaaatttaagtaaatatttacagaGTGCTGAAGCAGATATTACCAATGACTAACAGGAAACtgaaaaatcaagaaaaattagtgacattataataaaataactcaATATTAACGAAGCAGTTTTAGCGAATAAACAAGGgacagaatattttactatgcGAATACTTACAAAATAtggcgttttctttttatatatacttacagTTTTAGAATAAGTAAAGGTAGTTATGATAAGCGTTGACAATGTAACGAAGAATTAGATGATAGCAACACGCACCGTGTAACCATTCCAAGCGAGCGATACAGCATTGAAGAATAGAATTGtagaaactataaacaataatgATTTCTTATCATTATTGTATAGATTAACtccaaaattatatgtaaaaccGACAAACACAAGCGCAAGGCAACGACAACTTTATaaggaagaaacagaaatagcTAATAGTTTAGaaataagttaaaatttaattaaggtAAGTCAATCAAGTACTAACGACAGacataattaaagtaaaagattgttatattatactaaacTCTTATAATACTATCGTATTAAGTTTGATATAAACAGATAAAGTTATGTTACATGTAGAAATAAGCCAGAAATGAATTAAGTTAAGTTAATCGAATATTAACAACAGTCATAATTAGAATAAGGgattgttatatcgtattaagcTATTATGgtactattatattaaaccCGATGTAAAGAAATACGGTTATGTTACGCAGTAGTGACGGGTGATAATACACTAtgcgtatattaaattaaattaaccaaGCAAACGCTCAATAAATATAACCACTCGATATGAAGCACTGAAACAGcatcaataataaattatacgtttcaacaacaatgctattatattaaattaacataaagtgtatatatacacatcaCAACAaacacaaaataatattattgctattagaACTCCCAAATGCACTAacataaaattagaaacaaataacagataaataattatcctagtactaaataaaatacactgCACTTGACATTGACATTGAAGTAACACATTGTAAACATACACATCATAACGAACACAAAAccaatattattgttatttgttacgtatttatttgtttggttttttgttaatttgaacgaaaagaataacgaacgatagtagttgaaatataaatttaaacttccgattaatacggtagttgctgccaccagaaatagtctaaggactatttcgaagataaaattttcttttattttaatttttacttagtattaaaagaattgctgTGCTANNNNNNNNNNNNNNNNNNNNNNNNNNNNNNNNNNNNNNNNNNNNNNNNNNNNNNNNNNNNNNNNNNNNNNNNNNNNNNNNNNNNNNNNNNNNNNNNNNNNNNNNNNNNNNNNNNNNNNNNNNNNNNNNNNNNNNNNNNNNNNNNNNNNNNNNNNNNNNNNNNNNNNNNNNNNNNNNNNNNNNNNNNNNNNNNNNNNNNNNNNNNNNNNNNNNNNNNNNNNNNNNNNNNNNNNNNNNNNNNNNNNNNNNNNNNNNNNNNNNNNNNNNNNNNNNNNNNNNNNNNNNNNNNNNNNN
The sequence above is a segment of the Bombus pyrosoma isolate SC7728 unplaced genomic scaffold, ASM1482585v1 HiC_scaffold_4710, whole genome shotgun sequence genome. Coding sequences within it:
- the LOC122577444 gene encoding uncharacterized protein LOC122577444 isoform X4 is translated as MLVMDMEVPAFVQPVQRKRRRDSKNVWMAREDDTDDCAKARFLEEISAGVLDVLLCHPLLVSSRGRRVPKCVSGPRRRSQRVKCRGQERRIV
- the LOC122577444 gene encoding uncharacterized protein LOC122577444 isoform X2; translated protein: MLVMDMEVPAFVQPVQRKRRRDSKNVWMAREDDTDDCAKARFLEEISAGVLDVLLCHPLLVLVIMILNDEYGGIFVKGSLCRLSHSRGRRVPKCVSGPRRRSQRVKCRGQERRIV
- the LOC122577444 gene encoding uncharacterized protein LOC122577444 isoform X1 yields the protein MLVMDMEVPAFVQPVQVCIILFILTLSSFLWSFVRLSAWSCMYCFSARGGEIPKMCGWLVKTIQMTVRRLASLRRFLQESWMFSCVTLFCSRGRRVPKCVSGPRRRSQRVKCRGQERRIV
- the LOC122577444 gene encoding uncharacterized protein LOC122577444 isoform X5, translating into MLVMDMEVPAFVQPVQRKRRRDSKNVWMAREDDTDDCAKARFLEEISAGVLDVLLCHPLLLKRKTGSKMCEWSQKA
- the LOC122577444 gene encoding uncharacterized protein LOC122577444 isoform X3, with product MLVMDMEVPAFVQPVQVCIILFILTLSSFLWSFVRLSAWSCMYCFSARGGEIPKMCGWLVKTIQMTVRRLASLRRFLQESWMFSCVTLFWSAQEEDGFQNV
- the LOC122577439 gene encoding uncharacterized protein LOC122577439 isoform X1, whose product is MAVARDSLLALSEILKACDANFRAMNTKLHELQDDMRLIKIKQEPVTPIPPTIIQEETIPTQCNFQSIKLKDAIESVPVFDGHRPSIFQFLRACERARNMIPKYQEPQLVKLLMNKLRGHVFLAVEDTKVVNLNDFGNKLKDMFGPEKTVNEYKGELATIYQRPEENRLYRSRQKP
- the LOC122577439 gene encoding uncharacterized protein LOC122577439 isoform X2 encodes the protein MAVARDSLLALSEILKACDANFRAMNTKLHELQDDMRLIKIKQEPVTPIPPTIIQEETIPTQCNFQSIKLKDAIESVPVFDGHRPSIFQFLRACERARNMIPKYQEPQLVKLLMNKLRGHVFLAVEDTKVVNLNDFGNKLKDMFGPEKTVNEYKGELATIYQRPEENRLYRSRQKP
- the LOC122577445 gene encoding uncharacterized protein LOC122577445, with the translated sequence MESTYTEYLGDMFDKINTVPQTARENSITSKLKPEEYYDRRINSQNFKVGYLVYPIKEPSKGKFPCQYTRPHKVLEILQNQNIKIKANEIP